Genomic window (Alligator mississippiensis isolate rAllMis1 chromosome 4, rAllMis1, whole genome shotgun sequence):
CATATGACCAGATAATTACCACCCTACAAGATGCACTGGAAGCATTAAAACTACCAGAGAGCTCCACAGCCTCACTATACTTGTGTTTTGCAGGTGCCCCCTACTGGTTGCTTATTCGCATAACAGCAgcttaataaaaaagaaatgaaagcaacTCCCAAGTGAAAATAAAACACCTTCCCGTCTACCCATTCATCTGGTCCAGATCTCCACACTGAAGAGTGGGTAGGTGAGATGccacagcagtggttctcatccttgTTAGAGTCAAGGTACTCCATACTAGAGTCaaagcaccctttggaaaatgccagctctgttttatttcttttttgactacagaaaaaatattagagcaattcttctgctgcaaagaattcagagagaccacaataggtcagaatggttttgacactacagattcttatttgaaatcttcgtgtttatcttgcaaatcacaTGTATGCATTTGCACACTAAACAGTGTTGATATTGTACaatacccttaaaaggatcctgcagcaccctggttgataaTCCCTGGGCCAAGGTAGAAGTAGACACGTGATGTCCTATACCCACCTCTGGGAAAACAAAGGATCACCAGACTTCTTGGGCAATACTTTCGTGGGCCTGCTTGTTGTCTCCTCTTCCCTAGAGTCAGCATTTTCCTAAAAATCAGAAAACATAACAGATCAGACTACCCAGTGTTAGGTGGTTTCCGTGGTTGTACAGTGCTCATTCTCACAGCCACTTTGTAAAACATCCTTCCTGGACCAACTTGTTCTCAAATTATTCAAATCCCTCACTGTCTGGTTCTGAATGCCTCGCTTTGTAGCCTGTGCCCACAGACCAAAAGAAAAATCACACCAAGGAGAACCAAAATGCTCTTCCACTCCAAGGCACAATTTTTAAATGATTCTACTTCCCTTTAGATCCCAAGTTTTATTAGGACTTAAACCTAGTAGTTTTTAAAGAAGAAACCCAAGTGGATTTTGGGAAGAGAAGATGCACTTAAAAAGCTACAAGATTCACTCCACAGCTTGGGGACCTTTCCTCTCTTACCAGTTCAAATCCAGTCACAGGCACTGACTTTGGTTTTTGTACATGGGTGCTTGCAGATataacccccctccccgcccaaaacagagctttattttaaactcgGTGCTTTCCTGCACCAAGTCTaacgcatgcccagaagagacagcacgttacttcaacctggctctgcagtgcctGTAAATATTGAGCACTTTAATGggacttttttggcacttttatctaataggtgaCTGAATCAActtttagctaaaagtgccaaaaagccctgctgaagtgcccaatctgtaTTAACACTGCAGAGCCTGGCTGAAGTAACACACTACTTCTTCTGTAAAGCACGGTTTGttcgttttgttttttaaggtctGCAAGTAGCCATAGAGATCTAATATGTAAAACCAAAATGGCTGTGGCTCGTGGAGGCTGAGTACCAGCTAATTTTTTTGGGTGGGTGCTTGAGCTATGAATCCAGCCATGGCTTATAGGGATCACAAGGTGTTTCCAGCTAAATAATATTTGAAGGTCCCTACAAAATGAGTTTGAGAACTCAACTGAGCTCCCAGGTTTCCCCAGAATGGAAACCACTGTAACCAGAAATAATTGGGCTTTTTATTCACAGTCTCAACAGGGAGGCCAAGAACTGAATGGGTCAGGGAGACCAGAAACTCCTCCTTCCCTACTGTAAAGGTGATCTCCCCAGGACAGGAATCAGACGTTGTGGTGGGGCCATGCAGAGGAAGGCGAGAGTCTTGATAATTACGTTATATCTGTTGTGGGGCTACAGCTTTCTCAAGGGCTATCAACAACATTAAGTTTATAACAGAATAAATAACTTAAGTCTGGATGGGAGGGAGTCCTTAGGACAAAGGATTTGCTCCTACTCATGGACTAATAGCACAAGCTGGGGAAGAATGTAGAAGTTACTCATTCCTCCTCTTCTTGCCTCTGTTCCTGTAAGGTGCTGAGCAAGCTATCTACTGCCATATTTAGGGAACACTGGTCCCATAAAGCCAGCCTCAGGAATTATTAAGGCTAATGCAGCAAAGACTGGATGAGATCCACAGCAAATAATCCTACCTCATGAGTGGTAAGTCCTAGTTGGCGTGCTCCCGAGAGGTCCAGGTCACTGATGGTGGTCACTGTTACCGTGTGGTTTGGGTGATCAATATTCACAGACTCTGTCTGGGATGTCACCAAATGCTCCAGCTCATCAGCCTCATCTACAGAGAGGAGATACTCTATTGTCCATGCAGGAGAGGCATGTACAGTCTTACACAGACCAGCTGGGCATCTCAAGCTAAAACACTCTAACTCCGTTTACTAAGCTCTGAGGGGTGGAGACCCCAAATCTTGTAAGTTGGCCACTGAGAGTTGAAAGGCTGCAAGTCTGAAGTAATAGAGGCAGGTAACAGTTCACTACAAGCAAACATAGTCTCTCTTCACAAATGGAGTTACACGCCAACAGGACCTTAAGGATTTTCTCTAAGTTATTCCTTTACATACAATATGCCTGTCACTTCTACAATATGCAGCCACCCTCCTTCCAGCCAGTGAATGAGGGGTTGTTCTTCAAAGCACCTCACCACTGCTTCTCAGTGAGACACAGGAGTAATAAGATGCCATTACTGCTGAGTCTCTGCTGTACTCCCAACTCCCACCATTCCCAGGGACTAGAAGAATGGATACATATCCCCATggcaaaacagaaaataaaaccctAAAGCATCAGATTGAGCCTCAAATTACAACCTCTCCTTCTAGGTTCAGCACCCTAGCCAATTTCTTGCAAACCTCAGACTACCATTTCACGTCTAGCAAACAACATCAACCATGGGAGGAAACACTCACCAAGAgcctcttctctctctgtcaGCATTTTCAGGTACTCCTTGTGCCGctaaaaaggaagcaaaaatcATTGCAGTACTTCTATTTTACTAGCTGCCATCTATGCCCCCTACTCTTAAAGCCCACAGCACATGGGTACACCCCACCCTCTACAAGAGGGCTAGAGGAAGCTGCAAAACAGTTTAAGGAGTTGAGAATTCTTATACTGACAGTATGGGCTACAGCTTCCAGAAAAGGTGCTGCCTAAACTCCTTCCATTAACACCCCTGTCTGTGTACCTCATGTCTGCCCTCCCAACACCCTCTGCCTGTCCTTGTGGTCCTGGAACCACCACGCAGCCCTGCTGAACCACACAACCCTTCTCCTGCAAAACCTCTGGCTAACTCCATTCCTGCCTTGTTCCTCTCTGGCATCCTTTTAACAAATACATTTTACCTGTGCCTGCATCCCCCTTGCAATTCCAGATGGGGTCCCCCAGACATACTATGCAACCCTGACCATAAAACCTTGAATCACCACTTCTAACCAGCTAGCCACACAAGCCCATGGAGAAACAATACCTCCTCTTTCATCTTCCTTTGCTCTTCTTTCAGTTTACGTTTGATTTCCTCCACAGCTGCTTTCCTTCGCTCTACTTTCCGCTTGTGGAATCCAGTCAGGTACTCTCTGCAACATAAAAACAACATAAGCACATAAGAATTGCcatatactgggtcagaccacaagTCCATTTCGCCCAGTATTCTCCATAGAGCCACTGCCATGGGTGCGTACCTGGCATGCTTCACAGACTCCCCCGACACCTGCCCCTTGTACAAGCAAAAGGAGACCCAGCTGCATGCCTACctcgagtgtgccaggctgcagcccatccaccacttcctccgcAACCTCTTGCTGAGGTTTTGGCTCCACTACTACCCATACCTTTTTGTTTATGCACTCCCCATCCATAACCCCACTAAGTCCAGGGACCTCCTAGTCAACCTCCTCCTAGCTTAGCCAAGCTAGCTGTCTACCTAGCCAGGCAGGAGACTCTTGCTGGGAGGACCCAAGGGACTGCAGGGCCATTTTCTTGTCTCTGGTTCGCTCTCATCTCCAGGCAGAGTTttactgggcagtgtccactggctccttggatgcatTTGGGGGCTAGTGAGCATCGTCTGGTGTACTCTGCACTTGTTTTAAAACTTTGAcctcactcctgtccctgttttctcTTTAGCTATCCCTCAAAAATCAGCTGGTATGTCCCCAGTGGCCTCCCTActaagggaggcttatagttGCTCCTTGATAGGCCCAAGCCCATGATCCACTAGGCATATCAAAAGGCTTGTCACCAGGCAGAGATCAGGTGCTGAAcaggagagtgaactgggtatgaccagggtttaccaccccccacccgccggttcctctctcacttgcaaccTCAATGCTGGCATTTAAGGTGGAGGAAGTTCCAATTCAGaacccatgcccctcactcccgcgCTCAACCACTCCTGATGCCCCTTCTCTCCAAGACTTGGGCCCACCCACTCCTTTCAGACTCTGGCTAAGCTGTCAGCTTCCCCAGCACCGTGAGGCTCCGTGctgagtgaaaaaaaaacaggcaCGGTGCAAGTTAGGCCAGCAGTTCCCCATCATCACAGATGCAGGGTACCCTCCAACAGACTCCAGATACCCGCAGAAAAAACACCAGCACTGAGCTTCTGCTCACTTCTCGACTAGGAGGAGAGAAGGGAGCAGTTTTCCGGCAGCAGAGAGCCGGGCTCGGAACACCACCGGCCTTGTGGGTTCCTCTTGGAAGCACCAGGGTTTTTCTCCCACACGGTGCAGAGGTGTGCTcggagagcagggctgccttaCAGGGACCTGACGGGAACCCCGGCTGAGAATCACCGGGTGCCTTGCCCCTTCCAGCACCCGCAGGAGGCAGGGGCCCAGCTCAGCACGGCCCGAAGCTCTCCATGGGGTGGGGACCAGGCCGCCCCGCGCAGACCCCCTCTGCTCAAGCTCCTATGAAGTGTCCCCAGGGCGAGGCAGGGGACTGCCTGCCTCGTGGGTGCGGCAGAAGGTGCTCACCGCCGCTGCTCCTCATCGAAGACCACAGCCCGCCGCGGCTCCCCACGCCCAACAGGCCTCCTGCGCCCCATGCCGGCCCGCGCCCGCGCTGCGCCTGCGTCGTCCCGCCCCGAACCACGTGACCCCgcctcacccctcccccctgctgctgctgcagcagcagcagctagagggccccgccccgcccgggtcCGAGGCGGGAGTAGGCGGAGTTTGTTCCAGCACGCGTGCCCGGGTTGGGTGGAGGGATGTTCGCTGCTGTGCTCTGGCTCTGCTTTCCTCGGGGGGCgctgagggcatggggggagcatcCTCACAGCTAGCACGGCACCGCTTTTCTTCCGTTCAGAAACCAGAAGCTACTGGTATGCTCAGACAGGGGTTTTTTAATAACTGTCTGCTTtgatctgccaagtgaaccaccACAGCTACTTGGTGGAGTGTTGGAGGTAGAGTTTACATATATATGAaccttgttttggtttttgtttttttgttttgtatatatgtatatgtatttgcaaaacaaacccccccaaaaaacccaaaacaaggttctttgggtaaatgggagtctccctttgcctgaagaactggtgtatttggtagccgtgccAGCCTGAGACTAAAGGAAATGCAAAACCCTAGACcttttggttcagagatgatgccttcTATTAGAGCAAtcaagaaactgcaaaaaaagaaaaagaattttttttttttttggcaagctttcaggctcaaatgCATTTTGTTAATCCATTTTGGTGATCCATTTCCTtcctcaggctctgggaaaattaaagaGGGTCAAAAGTTCCCCTAGGTGGGAAATAAACTTTGTTTTAGCACtttatgcctgaggaagggcgcttgtgcctgaaagcttgcagagcaCTTTGTTCCAACTCCTTGGGTGTAATGAAAGAGATCGCATCGACCCAAGGAACCTAGCCTGCCTTCGGGAAAAGGTGGtttattttattagaccagctgaatagtggaaaaaaaattgttctttgcaagcttttggagaCAAATGCCCTTGTTTACTGGGAAGGttgaatcatggaaaatgagggttgggttggaagggagttcaggagggcacctaggccagtgtttctcaacccgtgggttgcaaCCTAAAAGTGGGTCacaggaatatatgaaagggtgaCAACAAgctaaaaatggatcaacaaaatgggttctcctttaaaggagaaaaatgtggcaaaccgtggctttttccttgcaggctggcagagttacagcctgcaaggggctg
Coding sequences:
- the NOL12 gene encoding nucleolar protein 12, with amino-acid sequence MGRRRPVGRGEPRRAVVFDEEQRREYLTGFHKRKVERRKAAVEEIKRKLKEEQRKMKEERHKEYLKMLTEREEALDEADELEHLVTSQTESVNIDHPNHTVTVTTISDLDLSGARQLGLTTHEENADSREEETTSRPTKVLPKKSGDPLFSQRISLLTASLHTRNQKKAKGKRLRHGQDSHKKNQKPSTGRTSKSQRRKLTGRLRHNQD